The nucleotide window TGAGCCCCAACTGCGCCCGAAGAGGCCCATTCCTCTGGGAATTCTCCTTGGCACCCACAAGCTTAGTGTAAGCTTCTTTCTGCTAAGGTTGAATTCTCTGTAGTGCTTGgcgcacagtaggtgcttaatatccCCACCTTAGACAGATGATCCTAGTCTGAATACACAGGCCTcctggcccccccccccccaaggaccAGCATCTTTAGGGTCTCCCACCAATCCCTGGGAAGGAGTCCGAGGTTCCCTATTGGGGTTGGGGGGGCAATTCCTCTGGGATGGCTGAGCTCTTCTTGAGCTCACCCAACAGGAAGGGATTCATAAATGCTGGGGGGCCTTGGTAGAGACTGTCCAATCAGAGAGGACAGAAGAGTGGGTACCTGCCCCCCAGGAATTCAGCAGGTAGATGGATCCCAGTCTAGGGGTTCCCCTCACCCCCAGCCCTGCCTAGATGGGGCTGCCAGGCCACACTCTAGGGGCCACAGCCTCACCCAAAGGAGAACCAGGAGCGGATGAGGGGCCTCTGAGGCTGCCTTCCTGTGGGTCCCATTCCTTGGATTTATTGGATGTCACAGGCACGTGCGGGGTTggtaaaaaaaaaggcttctaCACCCAGTCCAGGCAGTTAAACCCCGGCCTCCTTGTGGCTCCATGGCACTGTCCTGAGGATTCCAGGTCCAGGTCCCACTACCTGGCCTCAAGGAAGGATTGGAGCTACCTTGGGCTCCTGTTTCTTTTGCCCCTGGCCTTGCCGGTCATCCTGCGACGATGAGTCTTGCTGGTTCTTGTAGCACGTAGCGGCTTCTTGGCAGGGTCTCGGCCACGGTGTGGCTTGGGGTGTTTTTTTCTGGTCTGCTTCTGGCTCCGTGCATGGAGCGAGGCCGTGAGTGAGGAGATCCTGCCCAGAAGGAACCAGAGGCTGTGGACACCCGTACATCATGGGGTTTCCCTTCCCTGGCCTGGCCAACGACCGAAGTGATATGGAGACTGAAGGGGTGAGGAATGGCACAGGGGCATTCAAGGCCCTTCCTGACCAATAAGCAAGTTTGCCACTCCCTTGTGGACAGTGGCCCGGCTACATGATGAGGCCCTTCTCCAGGCAGGGGTTAAAGGACTGAAGATAGCTCAAAAGTGTGAAAGAGGAAAGGAGCCTCCTCCTGTATAGCTCGGACAAGCAGGCAAGTCTACGTCTCCAAAACCCCACGTGCCACCCATTACCCTATCTGGCCTTCTAACCAGGTACCTCCCTCCAGGGAGGGGAACCTGGGCCACCCTGCATTCCAGGCAAGGCTTCTGATTCTGAACCACCACTACAATTGGGGGTCAGATGGAAGAAGTCAGCAGGAGTGATGGAGATCCAAAAGGAGGGAGAATGACCCCAACCTGCCCCTGCCCAGCCCCCTCAGAACCAAGTTGTTCTCTGCCCCCTTGGTATAAAACCTGTCAGTGCTCTTGTACCCCAAATCTAGAGAAACAGAGCCCTAGAAGACACCTAAAAGGACCAAATATTTCCCAATGGGAAGAGCCAAAGATTGTTCTTGGCTGAAGGGGGGTGTCCCTGAAATCTGATCTAGAACAAAGGACACAAAAGCAGGCCTGCCCTAAGGGGAGAGCGATGCCCAGGGTGTCCCCAAAGATACTACCCACCCCTCTGGTGCCCTCTGCTGGTACCAACGACTGAGGGCACTCACCTCTGAGACAGGAAGGGGTACCGAGACTTCTTGGGCAAAGCACAGCTGGGTTGTTCTACAGAGGTCTCCATTTCCTCTGCTTCTGGGTTACGGCCTCCCTGGGGGAGCAAATGGGACAATTCCTTTCCCCCATCCTGATGGGGGAGCGGGTCCCTAGGAGGATCAGACCCAGGACAAAGGGAATCTAGAAGGGAGCAAGGATCCCTCCCACTGTGGAAATCCTGTTtacccctcccacccacccccttccaGAGATGCCAGGCCTTTTGTGTGACTCTATGTAACATTCCCTCGTTATGTGCTTGGACCTCCCACCACCgtttcattggtaaaatgagaggaAGTCTGTAAGGAGACCAGCTCTGAAAACCCCTGTTCAAGGGGTCCTTTTTCTAACCCTAGTTTTGTTggtgaatgaatcaatgaatgaaagtCAGGCTTGCCCCTACCTCCCTGGGGGCTTCTTCTCCCCCAGGTTCCTAGACAGGGCTATTTCTAGCTGTAACTCCTTCCCCCGATGCTCCCTACTCTCTTCCTCCTGAGATGCTGGTCCTTCATATTCTCTGCCTTTTATTTCCAGGATGCTCCAGGGCACTATAGACTTGACGTgtcaccacccccccccccccccaacacacacaggTTGGGCTCTTGAGCCCTATCCTGCCCCTCTCTGGTCACCATGCACCTACCCCAGGTTGGGACAGCCCCAGGCGCCGGGCCTCGGAGAGGTCTAAGTTGCTGACGCTGGTCACCGTCACTGTATGGTTGGGGTGGTCGTACTGCACACACTCAGTCTTGGAGGTCACCAGCTGGTCCAGCTCGTTGACCTCTTCTGCAAAGGGCCAGAGTCAGACCCCCAGGTGAGCCTGGAGCCCAGGACAGAGGGAGCCTCTCCCCAGGGCAGGGTGAGGACCAGCTCTATAGATTCCACCCCACTTTGCCTCCAGCCTTACCCAAAGCTGCTCGTCGTTCTCTGAGGATCTTCAGATACCTCTTGTGGCGCTGGAACAGGAGGAGGGATAGATGTGAGCAGGCCTCCAGCCTCCCCAATCCCCAGGAATGATAGagctggagggagggagaccCCCAAATCCTCCCAGTCCTTCTGGGCTTTCCCCCTCACCTCCTCCCGGAGCTTCCTCTGTTCCTCTTTCAGcttcttctggatttcctccagagcCACCTTCCTCCGCTCCACCTTGCGCTTGTGGAAGCCAGTTAGGAAGTCCCTGTGGAGTCAGGAGAGGGGGTCAGACTGAGGAGAGGGGACAGTAaggcccccccaccccaattctcCAGGGCCGGAAAAGGGGGAGC belongs to Gracilinanus agilis isolate LMUSP501 chromosome 5, AgileGrace, whole genome shotgun sequence and includes:
- the NOL12 gene encoding nucleolar protein 12, which produces MARKKKKKSRDGSQGRLVLTFDEENRQDFLTGFHKRKVERRKVALEEIQKKLKEEQRKLREERHKRYLKILRERRAALEEVNELDQLVTSKTECVQYDHPNHTVTVTSVSNLDLSEARRLGLSQPGGGRNPEAEEMETSVEQPSCALPKKSRYPFLSQRISSLTASLHARSQKQTRKKHPKPHRGRDPAKKPLRATRTSKTHRRRMTGKARGKRNRSPR